In Vibrio syngnathi, the following proteins share a genomic window:
- a CDS encoding OmpA family protein produces the protein MKKLSKIMCAVVAASGLAAAPSIAATTYVGAKVGMGWLDSACVDGVKCEDDSVAGGLYGGYNFSDKFALELSADYLGDYDTSFNSTGTLKQYSDSIVAISLSPMYRLAIQQKFDIFFKAGPAYIMHDDEDDVVLSLGIGAEKQFAEDWALRVEYQYFDDFDDKFVQDLNSNLVTVGLSYNFGTGNTTASAAAASAAVITQAPAEPIAEPEVVVVEEEVVVTKAKTESFSQGMFETNSTELSSEGKTALMPLVEVLQAHPQSSVNVVGHTDSTGAAEYNMMISKKRAAAVAAYIEEQGIEADRITASGEGEENPVASNATAEGRAQNRRVDATIPSFEYQEKAQMEEVIVETAQ, from the coding sequence ATGAAAAAACTTTCTAAAATCATGTGTGCTGTCGTCGCAGCTTCCGGCTTAGCGGCAGCTCCTTCTATTGCTGCAACCACTTATGTTGGTGCAAAAGTGGGCATGGGTTGGCTAGATAGTGCCTGTGTCGATGGCGTTAAATGCGAAGATGATTCTGTTGCGGGTGGCCTTTACGGTGGCTACAACTTTTCTGACAAGTTTGCTCTTGAACTGAGCGCAGACTACCTAGGAGACTACGATACAAGCTTTAACAGCACAGGAACTTTGAAGCAATATAGTGATTCAATCGTCGCTATCTCTCTGAGCCCTATGTATCGACTCGCTATCCAACAAAAATTTGATATCTTCTTCAAAGCCGGCCCAGCTTACATCATGCACGATGACGAAGATGACGTAGTATTGTCTCTTGGTATCGGTGCTGAAAAGCAATTCGCTGAAGACTGGGCACTGCGTGTTGAATATCAATACTTCGATGATTTCGATGATAAATTCGTGCAAGACTTAAACTCTAACCTTGTTACCGTTGGCCTTAGCTACAACTTTGGTACAGGTAACACAACGGCTTCAGCAGCAGCCGCTTCTGCAGCCGTTATAACACAGGCTCCTGCAGAGCCAATTGCCGAACCAGAAGTCGTTGTTGTTGAAGAAGAAGTTGTGGTTACTAAAGCGAAAACTGAAAGCTTCTCTCAAGGTATGTTTGAGACAAACAGCACTGAATTATCTTCAGAAGGCAAAACTGCATTAATGCCATTAGTTGAAGTACTGCAAGCTCACCCTCAATCATCAGTTAATGTTGTTGGTCACACCGATTCAACAGGTGCAGCAGAGTACAACATGATGATCTCTAAGAAGCGTGCTGCTGCTGTAGCCGCATACATTGAAGAGCAAGGCATTGAGGCAGACCGCATTACAGCTTCAGGCGAAGGGGAAGAAAACCCTGTAGCATCAAACGCTACAGCTGAAGGTCGTGCGCAAAACCGTCGTGTTGACGCAACGATCCCAAGCTTCGAATACCAAGAAAAAGCGCAAATGGAAGAAGTTATCGTAGAAACTGCTCAATAA
- a CDS encoding aspartate aminotransferase family protein, which translates to MTTTNQEPILKATHFRSEGDVNTTPAREKWNESLNDDATQAMLKRDSDVFLHQAMSTPCLDTLTAAEGIYIQDATGKKYMDFHGNNVHQLGYGHPHIINKVTQQMASLPFSPRRFTNQTAVQCAEKLTQICGGDLNRVLFAPGGTSVIGMALKLARHVTNNFKVVSLWDSFHGASLDAISVGGEACFREGMGPLMAGVERIPPAVSYRGAFPLNDSFSRRARFPLSEFSSGDNNETACDVHYADYLEYVIEKEGGIGAFIAEAVRNTDVQVPSKAYWKRIREICDKHNVMLIIDDIPNGMGRSGEWFTHQAFDIEPDILCIGKGFGGGLVPIAAMITKDKYNTAAQVSLGHYTHEKSPIGCAAALATMEVIEQENLLEKVQADSVFVREHLLQMKEKYPVIGDVRGIGLLWGVELVTDHITKTRAFDEAEAVLYQCLNDGLSFKVSQGNVIQLSPPLIISRSELEGALSVFEKAIAKVCKDFEYL; encoded by the coding sequence ATGACGACGACCAATCAAGAGCCGATTCTAAAGGCCACACACTTTCGAAGCGAAGGCGATGTGAACACCACGCCAGCACGCGAAAAATGGAACGAGTCGCTAAACGATGATGCAACTCAAGCGATGTTAAAACGTGACTCAGACGTGTTTCTTCATCAAGCCATGTCAACGCCTTGCCTAGACACACTTACAGCCGCTGAAGGCATCTACATTCAAGATGCGACGGGCAAGAAGTACATGGACTTTCACGGCAATAATGTTCACCAGCTAGGTTATGGTCACCCACACATCATCAATAAGGTGACTCAACAAATGGCGTCATTGCCGTTTTCACCCCGTCGCTTCACCAATCAAACTGCGGTTCAGTGTGCTGAGAAACTCACACAGATCTGCGGTGGTGATTTGAATCGCGTATTGTTTGCTCCCGGTGGCACATCAGTGATCGGCATGGCGCTAAAACTTGCTCGACATGTCACCAACAATTTCAAAGTAGTGTCATTGTGGGACTCATTCCATGGCGCGTCACTCGATGCAATTTCAGTAGGTGGTGAAGCTTGTTTCCGCGAAGGCATGGGACCATTAATGGCTGGCGTAGAACGCATTCCACCAGCGGTTTCTTATCGTGGTGCTTTCCCCCTTAATGACTCTTTTTCGCGTCGCGCTAGATTTCCGTTAAGTGAGTTTAGCTCAGGCGATAACAACGAGACCGCATGTGATGTGCATTATGCGGATTACCTTGAGTACGTGATTGAAAAAGAAGGTGGTATCGGCGCCTTCATTGCCGAAGCAGTGCGTAACACAGACGTTCAAGTTCCAAGCAAAGCCTACTGGAAGCGAATCCGTGAGATCTGCGATAAGCACAACGTCATGTTGATCATCGACGACATTCCTAACGGCATGGGTCGAAGCGGGGAATGGTTCACTCACCAAGCTTTTGATATCGAACCTGACATCCTTTGTATCGGTAAAGGTTTTGGCGGCGGCTTAGTACCAATTGCAGCCATGATCACTAAAGACAAATACAACACGGCAGCGCAAGTATCACTTGGTCATTACACCCATGAGAAAAGCCCTATTGGCTGCGCGGCAGCACTGGCTACCATGGAAGTGATTGAGCAAGAAAACCTACTTGAAAAAGTGCAAGCAGACAGCGTATTCGTACGAGAACACCTGCTTCAAATGAAAGAGAAGTACCCAGTCATTGGCGACGTTCGCGGCATCGGTCTACTTTGGGGCGTTGAGTTGGTCACCGATCATATCACCAAAACCCGAGCGTTCGATGAAGCGGAAGCCGTACTTTACCAATGTCTGAACGATGGCCTGAGCTTTAAGGTGTCACAAGGTAACGTGATCCAGTTGAGCCCACCATTGATCATCAGCCGCAGCGAACTAGAAGGCGCTCTGTCTGTATTTGAAAAAGCGATAGCAAAAGTCTGTAAAGACTTTGAATACCTTTGA
- the phnX gene encoding phosphonoacetaldehyde hydrolase — protein MNTTSPIQAVIFDWAGTIVDFGSFAPTSIFVEAFRQGFDFDIDLAEAREPMGIGKWEHIQAVGRIPAVDARWNAQFGRSMTSEDVDAIYAAFMPLQKAKVADHAAPVLNAIEVVNNLKEKNVKIGSCSGYPREVMDVLIPAAAVYGYLPDNVVATDDLPQGGRPAPFMALKNVIDLGVTNVAACVKVDDAAPGIDEGHNAGMWTVGLVLSGNEAGLTYQEYVDADEATLAAAREKASIKLNKSNPHYLIDTIADLPGVIADIEKRLLDGERP, from the coding sequence ATGAACACAACATCACCTATCCAAGCGGTTATCTTTGACTGGGCAGGCACTATCGTTGATTTTGGATCATTTGCTCCAACCAGTATTTTTGTAGAAGCATTCAGACAAGGTTTTGACTTTGATATCGACCTAGCAGAAGCGCGTGAACCTATGGGTATCGGCAAATGGGAGCACATCCAAGCGGTTGGTCGAATTCCAGCTGTTGACGCTCGTTGGAATGCTCAATTCGGACGCTCCATGACCAGTGAAGACGTTGATGCGATCTACGCGGCATTCATGCCTCTTCAGAAAGCAAAAGTAGCAGACCACGCAGCACCAGTTTTAAACGCGATTGAAGTGGTGAATAACTTAAAAGAAAAGAACGTAAAAATTGGCTCTTGTTCTGGTTACCCACGAGAGGTGATGGACGTACTGATTCCAGCTGCAGCAGTTTACGGTTATCTTCCTGACAACGTAGTTGCAACTGATGACTTACCGCAAGGCGGTCGCCCTGCTCCATTCATGGCGCTTAAAAACGTCATTGACCTAGGTGTGACGAACGTCGCTGCGTGTGTGAAAGTAGATGACGCGGCACCAGGTATCGATGAAGGCCACAACGCAGGCATGTGGACAGTTGGACTTGTACTATCAGGCAACGAAGCAGGCTTAACCTACCAAGAATATGTGGATGCCGACGAAGCGACACTTGCAGCTGCGCGAGAAAAAGCAAGCATTAAGCTAAACAAATCAAACCCGCACTACCTGATCGATACCATCGCCGACTTACCTGGAGTGATTGCAGATATCGAAAAGCGTTTGTTAGACGGTGAACGCCCGTAA
- a CDS encoding OsmC family protein: MQAEVKWVEGFKFLGQSQSGHSVVMDGSGGATAPSPMEMVLMAAGGCSSVDVVDGLKSAGQNITSCNVKLETTRRETAPKIFTVINIHFEVSGDNLDPELVAKVCVDSLEKYCSVCLMLGAGVEMTHSWEIV, from the coding sequence ATGCAAGCAGAAGTTAAATGGGTCGAAGGCTTTAAATTCCTAGGTCAATCTCAGTCAGGTCATTCTGTCGTTATGGATGGCAGTGGCGGTGCTACGGCGCCAAGCCCTATGGAAATGGTGTTAATGGCTGCTGGCGGTTGTAGCTCTGTTGATGTGGTTGATGGCTTGAAATCTGCAGGTCAAAACATCACCAGCTGCAATGTAAAGCTTGAAACGACACGTCGTGAAACGGCACCAAAGATCTTTACTGTGATTAATATTCACTTTGAAGTGTCTGGTGATAATCTTGATCCTGAGCTTGTCGCTAAGGTATGCGTGGATTCATTAGAAAAGTACTGTTCAGTATGTCTAATGCTAGGTGCTGGCGTAGAGATGACCCACAGTTGGGAAATAGTCTAG
- a CDS encoding potassium channel family protein, whose translation MSDKQYAVIGLGRFGLSVCKELQSSGSQVLAVDIDEERVKDAAAFVSQAIVANCTSEETVKELRLDEYDMVMVSIGADVNASILTTLVVKEAGAKTVWVKANDKFHGKILSKIGADHIIMPERDMGIRVARKMLDKRVLEFIDLGSDLAMTEIVIGHKFLGKRLCDLNLCKEADVQVLGFKRGPNLTKAPSLDISLEIGDVVIIAGPKTLLAHKLKNLS comes from the coding sequence ATGAGTGACAAACAATATGCAGTTATTGGCTTGGGACGTTTTGGTCTCTCTGTCTGTAAAGAGCTACAAAGTTCAGGCTCACAGGTACTCGCTGTCGATATTGATGAAGAGAGAGTGAAAGATGCGGCGGCTTTTGTTTCTCAAGCGATTGTTGCGAACTGTACAAGCGAAGAGACAGTTAAAGAGTTAAGGCTCGACGAGTACGACATGGTGATGGTTTCAATTGGGGCTGACGTTAACGCCAGTATCCTGACTACATTGGTCGTCAAAGAGGCCGGGGCAAAAACGGTTTGGGTAAAAGCCAATGATAAGTTTCACGGCAAAATCCTTTCGAAAATAGGTGCCGATCATATCATCATGCCGGAACGAGATATGGGAATACGCGTAGCTCGAAAAATGTTAGATAAACGCGTCCTGGAATTCATAGATCTCGGTAGCGACCTAGCGATGACAGAAATCGTAATAGGGCATAAATTTTTAGGAAAACGACTCTGCGATTTAAACCTGTGTAAAGAAGCGGATGTACAAGTCTTGGGCTTTAAGCGCGGTCCTAACCTAACCAAAGCGCCGTCGTTGGATATCAGTTTGGAGATAGGTGATGTCGTTATTATTGCAGGACCGAAAACTCTCTTGGCTCATAAACTAAAAAACTTATCGTAA
- a CDS encoding mechanosensitive ion channel family protein, with protein sequence MNEFITQVQTYINQSHSDWASSVLFITIASFLAWVAWRIIHNRLEILVQKTPFHWDDLLLEALKTPVSTLLWCWPATVSVGLILQDQFGNEINWLKTLKHILIICTFVWFTLRMITNTEAYVLEQKTRDETTVQAIAKVARLFFMVMGGLTIMQAFGLSLSGLLTFGGVGGLIVGLAAKDLLSNFFGGMMIYFDRPFKVGDWIRSPDRQIEGTVERIGWRMTIIRTFDKRPLYVPNSVFSSIVVENPSRMLNRRINETFGLRYQDADKLALIVDDVKTMLENHKDIDAKQTLIVNFDKFGPSTLNFFIYTFTKTVNWVRYHKVKQDVLLQVLEIIHKHDADIAFPTQTLKIDPQDFGEAQGMVISNPEGHQ encoded by the coding sequence ATGAATGAATTCATAACCCAAGTACAAACCTACATTAACCAGAGCCATAGTGATTGGGCAAGCAGCGTCCTATTCATCACTATTGCGAGTTTTCTCGCTTGGGTCGCTTGGCGAATTATCCATAATCGCTTAGAAATTCTGGTTCAGAAAACCCCTTTCCACTGGGACGACCTACTATTAGAGGCGCTAAAAACGCCTGTCAGTACATTACTCTGGTGTTGGCCTGCAACTGTCTCTGTGGGGTTAATCCTTCAAGACCAGTTTGGTAATGAAATTAATTGGTTAAAAACACTTAAGCACATATTAATTATCTGTACCTTCGTTTGGTTTACCTTGCGAATGATCACCAACACTGAAGCGTACGTCTTAGAGCAAAAAACCAGAGACGAAACCACAGTACAAGCTATCGCTAAAGTCGCTCGCTTGTTCTTTATGGTGATGGGCGGCCTGACCATCATGCAGGCATTTGGTCTGAGCCTATCTGGCTTACTCACCTTCGGTGGTGTGGGTGGCTTAATCGTCGGTTTGGCAGCAAAGGATCTACTGTCGAATTTCTTTGGCGGCATGATGATTTACTTCGACCGTCCTTTTAAAGTCGGTGATTGGATACGCTCACCAGACCGCCAAATCGAAGGTACTGTCGAACGTATTGGCTGGCGCATGACGATCATTCGCACCTTTGATAAACGTCCACTTTATGTCCCGAACTCAGTTTTCAGTAGCATCGTGGTGGAAAACCCATCAAGAATGCTCAACAGAAGAATCAACGAAACCTTTGGACTTCGTTATCAAGATGCAGACAAACTGGCTCTCATTGTCGATGACGTAAAAACCATGCTCGAAAACCACAAAGATATCGATGCCAAGCAAACACTCATCGTGAACTTTGATAAATTTGGGCCATCAACACTAAACTTCTTTATCTACACTTTTACAAAGACAGTCAATTGGGTGAGATACCACAAAGTTAAGCAGGATGTGTTATTACAAGTGTTAGAGATTATTCATAAGCACGATGCTGATATTGCATTCCCTACACAGACACTCAAGATCGATCCTCAAGATTTTGGCGAAGCGCAAGGTATGGTCATTTCCAACCCAGAAGGTCATCAATAA
- a CDS encoding TrkH family potassium uptake protein, protein MNSLNRRGLFYALEQDNKRKKGSEPKVILTSFLAVLIPSAILLTLPVFSVTGLSFTDALFTATSAISVTGLGVVDTGEHFTLSGKILLMFLMQVGGLGQMTLSAVLLYMFGVRLSLKQQALAKEALGQDRKVNLRKLVKKIIIFALVAECLGFVLLCFRWVPEMGWATGSFYALFHAISAFNNAGFALFSDSMMSFVDDPLVIFTLAGLFIFGGLGFTVVGDLSSNWRRGFKHLHLHTKIMLTATPTLLLVGTVMFWLLERNNSTTMEGLSIQGQWLAAFFQSASARTAGFNSVDLSQYTQPALLVMIVLMLIGAGSTSTGGGIKVSTFAVAFVATWTFLRQKKHVVMFKRTVTWQAVTKSLAIIVVSGALLTTAMFLLMLTEKAAFDRVMFEVISAFATVGLTAGLTANLSEPGKYIMIVVMVIGRIGPLTLAYMLARPEPSLLKYPEDTVLTG, encoded by the coding sequence ATGAATTCGTTAAATCGAAGAGGGCTGTTTTACGCTTTAGAGCAAGATAACAAGCGCAAAAAAGGCTCTGAACCTAAGGTTATCCTGACGAGCTTTCTTGCGGTGCTTATTCCTTCTGCCATATTGCTGACTCTGCCTGTTTTTTCGGTTACAGGGTTAAGTTTTACGGATGCATTATTTACGGCTACATCAGCGATCAGTGTGACTGGACTAGGCGTGGTCGATACTGGTGAGCATTTCACCTTGTCTGGAAAGATTTTGCTGATGTTTTTGATGCAAGTGGGTGGCTTGGGGCAGATGACGTTGTCTGCGGTACTGCTCTACATGTTTGGAGTTCGGTTAAGCTTGAAACAACAAGCATTGGCGAAGGAAGCGCTTGGACAAGATCGTAAGGTTAACCTCCGAAAGTTAGTCAAGAAGATTATCATCTTTGCATTGGTTGCGGAGTGTCTTGGTTTCGTGTTGCTCTGTTTCCGTTGGGTTCCTGAAATGGGTTGGGCAACGGGAAGCTTTTATGCGCTTTTTCATGCGATTTCAGCGTTCAATAACGCAGGCTTTGCCCTATTTTCAGACAGTATGATGAGTTTTGTCGATGATCCATTGGTGATCTTTACCTTAGCGGGCCTATTTATCTTTGGTGGACTAGGTTTTACGGTGGTTGGCGATCTCTCTAGTAATTGGCGTAGAGGATTCAAACACCTTCATCTACACACTAAGATAATGTTAACGGCGACACCGACTTTATTGTTAGTAGGCACAGTGATGTTTTGGTTATTGGAGAGGAATAACTCAACAACGATGGAAGGTTTGTCTATCCAAGGTCAGTGGCTTGCGGCTTTTTTCCAGTCTGCTAGCGCACGTACTGCTGGTTTCAATAGCGTAGACTTATCGCAGTACACACAACCTGCATTGTTGGTGATGATAGTACTGATGCTGATTGGTGCAGGCTCAACTTCTACAGGGGGCGGAATTAAGGTATCGACCTTTGCCGTGGCATTTGTTGCGACCTGGACTTTTCTACGTCAGAAAAAACATGTGGTGATGTTTAAACGTACGGTAACGTGGCAAGCGGTAACAAAGTCATTGGCCATTATTGTGGTCAGTGGCGCGCTATTAACTACCGCGATGTTTTTGTTAATGCTTACTGAAAAAGCGGCGTTTGATCGAGTGATGTTTGAAGTGATTTCTGCTTTTGCAACGGTTGGGTTAACGGCGGGACTAACAGCCAATCTTTCTGAGCCTGGGAAATACATCATGATTGTCGTGATGGTAATAGGGCGTATTGGTCCTTTGACTTTGGCGTACATGTTAGCTCGTCCAGAACCGTCCTTATTGAAATACCCAGAAGATACGGTGTTGACGGGTTAA
- the aroG gene encoding 3-deoxy-7-phosphoheptulonate synthase AroG, producing MFQTDDVRITKVKELLPPVAVLEKFPATEIASSTTFESRKAIHNILEDSDDRLLVIVGPCSIHDTEAALEYGKRLKVLRDELGDNLEIVMRVYFEKPRTTVGWKGLINDPYMNDTFKLNDGLRLGRKLLLDLTDMGMPTASEFLDMITPQYVADLISWGAIGARTTESQVHRELASGLSCPVGFKNGTDGNIKIATDAIRSASASHHFLSVTKYGHSAIVETAGNPDCHIILRGGKEPNYSAEHVGKIKEELEASGLPQKVMIDFSHANSSKQFKRQMNVSDDVSAQISGGDKAIFGVMIESHLVEGRQDLVDGKAATYGQSVTDACIGWEDTETVLRQLAGAVEARRNK from the coding sequence ATGTTCCAGACTGATGATGTAAGAATTACCAAAGTAAAAGAGTTATTACCCCCTGTTGCTGTTTTAGAAAAGTTTCCAGCGACAGAAATTGCTTCTTCTACAACCTTTGAAAGCCGCAAAGCGATCCACAATATTTTAGAAGATAGCGATGATCGCTTACTTGTTATTGTTGGCCCATGTTCTATTCATGATACAGAAGCTGCTCTTGAGTACGGTAAACGTTTGAAAGTGCTACGTGACGAACTAGGCGATAACCTTGAAATCGTAATGCGTGTTTACTTTGAAAAACCACGTACCACTGTTGGCTGGAAAGGCCTAATCAATGACCCGTACATGAACGACACGTTCAAACTAAATGACGGTCTTCGTTTAGGACGTAAGCTACTGCTTGACCTAACTGATATGGGAATGCCTACGGCGAGTGAATTCCTAGATATGATCACGCCACAATACGTTGCAGATCTAATCAGCTGGGGCGCAATTGGCGCACGTACGACAGAATCTCAAGTTCACCGTGAACTGGCTTCAGGCCTATCTTGCCCTGTTGGCTTCAAGAATGGTACGGATGGCAACATCAAGATCGCAACAGATGCAATTCGCTCTGCAAGCGCTTCTCACCACTTCTTGTCGGTAACTAAATACGGCCACTCAGCGATCGTTGAAACAGCAGGTAACCCTGATTGTCATATCATCCTACGTGGTGGTAAAGAGCCAAACTACAGTGCAGAGCACGTTGGTAAGATTAAAGAAGAGCTAGAAGCTTCAGGTCTTCCACAGAAAGTGATGATTGATTTCAGCCACGCGAACAGCTCAAAGCAGTTCAAGCGCCAAATGAACGTTTCTGATGACGTAAGTGCACAGATCTCGGGTGGTGATAAAGCAATCTTTGGTGTGATGATTGAATCTCACCTAGTTGAAGGTCGCCAAGACTTAGTTGACGGTAAAGCGGCGACATACGGTCAATCTGTTACTGACGCATGTATTGGTTGGGAAGATACTGAAACAGTACTTCGTCAACTTGCAGGTGCTGTTGAAGCGCGTCGTAACAAGTAA
- the msrB gene encoding peptide-methionine (R)-S-oxide reductase MsrB: MNKLSKILVSLVVALPLTSLFVSQTGTANTMDKAMDSGKSEIATLAGGCFWCTESDLEKLTGVTDVISGYSGGELENPTYKQVSSGKSGHIEVINVTYNPEVVSYEQVLDQFFRHIDPTDDKGSFVDRGPQYRPAIFYHNQEQKDVAQSFMMEIDKAQIFGKPLKTELIEFGKFWPAEDYHQDYYKKSKVRYNYYRYASGRDQYLDKIFGEDRKENPQTLRQIIDSKNATANAKTYVKPSDAEIKASLTSLQYDVTQDDATERPFDNKYWDNKQEGIYVDIVTGEPLFSSKDKYKSGTGWPSFTQPISEAYVVTTTDYKLLYPRTEVRSKFGDSHLGHVFKDGPKPTGLRYCMNSAAMRFVPADKLAEQGYEEYVEMFEG; the protein is encoded by the coding sequence ATGAATAAGTTATCTAAAATATTGGTATCACTCGTGGTTGCACTACCACTGACTTCGCTATTTGTAAGCCAAACTGGCACTGCCAATACAATGGATAAAGCGATGGATTCAGGTAAAAGTGAAATCGCGACACTGGCTGGTGGTTGTTTTTGGTGTACAGAATCCGACCTAGAAAAACTGACCGGTGTCACCGACGTTATCTCTGGTTATTCCGGTGGTGAATTAGAAAACCCAACCTACAAACAAGTCTCATCAGGCAAGTCTGGACACATCGAAGTGATCAATGTGACTTATAACCCTGAAGTGGTTAGCTACGAGCAAGTGCTTGATCAGTTCTTCAGACACATCGACCCAACCGATGACAAAGGCTCATTCGTAGATAGAGGCCCTCAATATCGACCTGCTATTTTCTATCATAACCAAGAGCAAAAAGACGTCGCTCAGAGCTTCATGATGGAAATCGACAAAGCTCAGATTTTTGGGAAGCCATTAAAAACAGAACTGATTGAATTTGGAAAATTTTGGCCAGCGGAAGACTATCACCAAGATTATTACAAAAAGAGCAAAGTTCGTTATAACTACTACCGCTATGCTTCGGGTCGTGATCAGTACCTAGATAAAATCTTCGGCGAGGATAGAAAAGAAAACCCACAAACACTCCGTCAGATCATCGACAGTAAGAATGCAACAGCCAACGCTAAGACCTACGTGAAGCCGTCTGATGCAGAGATCAAAGCATCTCTAACTTCACTGCAATACGATGTCACACAAGACGACGCAACAGAGCGCCCGTTTGACAACAAGTATTGGGATAACAAGCAGGAAGGCATTTACGTCGATATAGTGACTGGTGAGCCATTGTTCTCTTCAAAAGATAAGTACAAATCAGGTACAGGTTGGCCGAGCTTTACCCAACCAATCAGCGAGGCTTATGTCGTAACGACGACTGACTATAAGCTGCTATACCCAAGAACTGAGGTTCGCAGTAAATTTGGTGACTCTCATCTAGGTCATGTATTTAAAGATGGTCCAAAGCCAACAGGTTTACGCTACTGCATGAATTCAGCTGCAATGCGTTTTGTCCCTGCAGATAAATTAGCAGAACAAGGTTATGAGGAATACGTGGAAATGTTTGAGGGTTAA
- a CDS encoding mannose-1-phosphate guanylyltransferase/mannose-6-phosphate isomerase, with translation MILPVILAGGSGSRLWPLSRELYPKQFLNIAGEQSMLQQTLQRLQGLEKHLTDSTCDAPLIICNEEHRFIAAEQVRAAKIQHSGILLEPVGRNTAPAIALAALQTLSKSVDKKSNESDPILLVLAADHHIAKTSEFQQTISRGVDYAKQGKLVTFGITPNAPETGYGYIKQGQPLPSSLQIETNATVQPIHHAYTIECFVEKPDRETAEAYIRSEQYLWNSGMFMFKASRYIEELAEHHPEILAACKLALAKQNTDLDFIRIDAEAFKSSPSDSIDYAVMEKTSHAAVLPMDVGWNDIGSWSAIWDVSAKDEHNNVIEGDVLTVDSQHNYIHAENKLVATVGVDNLIIVETKDAILVANKDKVQGVKSIVSQLNQAGRTEHIHHREVFRPWGKYDVIDLGKRDKVKRITVNAGHKLSLQMHHHRAEHWVVVAGTAKVTNDDKTYLIKEDQSTYIPLGHIHSLENPGETPLEMIEVQTGSHLSEDDIIRYQDSYGRDIRSEQASPLQNKKSK, from the coding sequence ATGATTTTACCTGTGATCCTAGCTGGCGGCTCCGGAAGCCGCCTCTGGCCTTTGTCTCGCGAGCTTTACCCTAAGCAATTTCTCAATATTGCTGGCGAACAGTCGATGCTTCAGCAAACACTTCAACGCCTGCAAGGGCTTGAGAAGCACTTAACAGATAGTACCTGCGATGCCCCGCTCATCATCTGTAATGAAGAACATCGCTTTATTGCTGCAGAACAAGTCCGCGCCGCTAAAATCCAACACAGTGGAATCCTATTAGAGCCTGTAGGCAGAAATACAGCCCCAGCTATTGCGCTTGCTGCCCTACAGACTCTAAGCAAATCAGTGGATAAGAAATCGAACGAATCTGACCCTATCTTATTAGTGTTGGCGGCCGATCATCACATCGCTAAAACCTCTGAATTTCAACAAACAATTAGCCGTGGTGTTGATTACGCAAAACAAGGGAAACTGGTGACATTCGGTATAACCCCAAATGCTCCAGAGACTGGCTATGGCTATATCAAACAAGGCCAGCCACTTCCCTCTAGCCTGCAAATAGAAACCAACGCTACAGTGCAACCAATCCATCACGCCTACACCATTGAATGCTTCGTAGAAAAGCCCGATAGAGAAACTGCAGAAGCGTACATCCGCTCAGAACAGTACTTATGGAACAGTGGCATGTTCATGTTTAAGGCATCTCGTTATATTGAAGAACTCGCCGAACACCACCCAGAGATATTAGCGGCTTGTAAACTTGCTCTTGCAAAGCAAAATACCGACCTCGATTTTATCCGTATTGATGCTGAAGCATTCAAAAGCAGCCCGAGTGATTCCATCGATTATGCTGTGATGGAGAAGACCTCACACGCCGCAGTGCTCCCAATGGATGTCGGTTGGAATGACATCGGTTCATGGTCTGCTATCTGGGATGTAAGCGCCAAAGATGAGCACAATAACGTCATTGAAGGTGATGTATTAACCGTCGATTCTCAACACAACTATATTCATGCGGAAAATAAGCTGGTTGCGACTGTAGGTGTCGACAATCTGATCATTGTCGAAACCAAAGACGCGATATTAGTTGCGAATAAAGACAAGGTTCAGGGCGTGAAATCGATTGTCAGCCAACTGAATCAAGCCGGTCGAACAGAACACATTCACCACCGAGAAGTCTTTAGGCCTTGGGGTAAATACGATGTGATCGATTTAGGTAAGCGTGACAAAGTGAAGCGCATTACAGTCAACGCTGGCCATAAGCTTTCACTGCAAATGCATCACCATAGAGCAGAACATTGGGTAGTAGTGGCTGGCACTGCGAAGGTAACCAACGACGATAAAACGTATCTAATCAAAGAAGATCAATCCACTTACATTCCGTTAGGTCATATTCACAGCTTAGAGAACCCTGGCGAGACACCTCTTGAAATGATTGAAGTTCAAACTGGCAGTCACTTAAGTGAAGACGATATCATTCGATATCAAGACAGCTATGGGCGAGATATTCGAAGCGAACAAGCTTCTCCGCTTCAGAACAAAAAATCGAAATAG